A genome region from Dolichospermum compactum NIES-806 includes the following:
- a CDS encoding PIN domain-containing protein produces the protein MYTYFEIKRGLLAINSPKQTEISNKIGQDYQIILLDDLAILEKGLIVKDLSGFLVIFR, from the coding sequence TTGTATACTTATTTTGAAATCAAGAGAGGTTTACTAGCTATTAATTCCCCTAAACAAACAGAAATTTCTAATAAGATTGGACAAGATTATCAAATTATTTTATTAGATGATTTAGCGATTTTAGAAAAAGGGCTAATAGTCAAAGATTTATCGGGATTTTTAGTCATCTTCAGATGA
- a CDS encoding XisI protein, with the protein MDKLTHYQNLIKQILTEYEKISSQVIDPDIDEVLMFDDQRSQYLWFNIGWKNDKRVKTISVYIRIKNEKIYIEEDWTEEGIATDLLRECVPKEDIVLAFYDPETRKLTEFALA; encoded by the coding sequence ATGGACAAGCTAACTCATTATCAAAACTTAATCAAACAAATTTTAACTGAATATGAAAAAATTTCATCACAAGTAATTGATCCTGATATAGATGAGGTGTTAATGTTTGATGATCAAAGAAGTCAATATCTTTGGTTTAATATTGGTTGGAAAAATGATAAACGAGTAAAAACAATTTCTGTTTATATTCGCATTAAAAATGAGAAAATTTACATTGAGGAAGATTGGACTGAAGAGGGAATAGCTACAGATTTACTAAGAGAATGTGTACCGAAAGAAGATATTGTTTTAGCTTTTTATGATCCAGAAACTCGTAAATTGACTGAGTTTGCTTTGGCTTAA
- the pstB gene encoding phosphate ABC transporter ATP-binding protein PstB — translation MNTIISTINGNESVLRTENLNIYYGNFLALQNVWLDIPKNRVTAFIGPSGCGKTTLLRCYNRLNDLIDSFKAEGKVYFYDKNIYAPNIDPVEVRRRIGMVFQKPNPFPKSIYENIAFGARINGYRGDMNELVEWSLRKAALWDEVKDKLRQNGLSLSGGQQQRLCIARAIAVQPEVILMDEPCSALDPISTARVEELIHELKEQYTIVIVTHNMHQASRVSDKTAFFNVKASDTGGRTGYLVEYNSTEAIFSHPQQEDTKAYISGKFG, via the coding sequence ATGAATACTATCATTAGCACAATTAATGGAAATGAATCGGTTTTACGCACAGAAAATTTGAATATCTACTATGGCAATTTTTTGGCTTTACAAAATGTTTGGTTAGATATTCCTAAGAATCGAGTTACGGCTTTTATCGGTCCTTCTGGTTGTGGGAAAACTACCTTATTGCGATGTTATAATCGGCTAAATGATTTAATTGACTCATTTAAAGCCGAAGGTAAAGTTTATTTCTATGATAAAAATATCTATGCACCGAATATTGATCCTGTAGAAGTGCGAAGACGCATTGGTATGGTGTTTCAAAAACCCAACCCCTTCCCCAAATCAATTTATGAAAACATTGCCTTTGGTGCGAGAATTAATGGCTACAGAGGTGATATGAATGAATTGGTGGAATGGAGTTTGCGAAAAGCAGCTTTATGGGATGAAGTCAAGGATAAATTGCGACAAAATGGGTTATCCTTATCTGGTGGACAACAACAGCGTTTATGTATTGCCCGGGCGATCGCTGTGCAACCAGAAGTTATCCTGATGGATGAACCATGTTCTGCCCTTGATCCTATCTCTACTGCGCGAGTAGAAGAACTAATTCACGAACTCAAAGAACAATATACAATCGTCATTGTCACCCACAATATGCACCAAGCATCACGAGTATCTGATAAAACCGCGTTTTTTAACGTTAAAGCCTCAGACACAGGTGGACGAACTGGCTACTTAGTAGAGTACAACTCAACCGAGGCGATTTTCAGTCATCCTCAACAGGAAGACACCAAAGCTTACATTAGCGGTAAATTTGGTTAA
- a CDS encoding helix-turn-helix domain-containing protein gives MNESKQKILDALGYLVRQRRTELGISQEELGLRANLDRTYISGVERGVRNPSLTALVSLADGLGISVSVLLKNLEIEADRIQ, from the coding sequence ATGAATGAATCAAAACAAAAGATTCTTGATGCTTTAGGTTATCTAGTCAGACAACGCAGAACGGAGTTAGGAATTTCACAAGAGGAGTTAGGACTACGCGCTAACTTAGACCGCACATACATTTCTGGTGTGGAACGTGGAGTTAGAAATCCTTCCCTGACTGCTCTTGTAAGTCTTGCAGATGGCTTAGGTATTAGTGTTTCCGTTCTGCTCAAAAATCTGGAAATTGAAGCCGATAGAATACAGTGA
- a CDS encoding DNA cytosine methyltransferase, which yields MQGTQISFFPNEDEHNPSQKQKKPKLGRYERIQRELDEDKSDPYKIFTDVSSPPSPLSKYTFVDLFCGAGGITQGLFQAGFTPLASVEISPIASATHKKNFPQCHHFCGDIEQFSPQYWLQQIGSPDVNVVVGGPPCQGFSVAGKRDPKDPRNRLFYEFVRVVSEIRPWYVVMENVPGILTIQRGDIKTAIIEAFESIGYPHISVAILESAAYGVPQIRPRAIFIANRFGMPNPYPQAQLNQEEYKPIESAISDLPEYTRISEINHEWTKHSQEYMERLAQVPPGGSLYTKYVDAFKRQYPGKPSMTVKENHGGTHIHPYLNRVISAREMARLQTFPDSFIFEGSMKKAMWQIGNAVPPRLAECIGYALIPYLNDIAINIRQSANLPHFDQPEIVFG from the coding sequence ATGCAAGGAACACAAATTTCTTTTTTTCCTAACGAGGATGAGCATAATCCTAGCCAAAAGCAAAAGAAGCCGAAATTAGGACGTTATGAGCGTATTCAGCGCGAACTAGATGAAGATAAATCTGATCCATATAAGATATTTACTGATGTTAGTTCCCCACCCAGTCCATTATCTAAATATACTTTTGTGGATCTGTTTTGTGGTGCTGGGGGAATCACACAAGGTTTATTTCAAGCTGGATTCACACCATTGGCTAGTGTAGAAATTAGTCCAATTGCTTCTGCTACGCACAAAAAAAATTTCCCACAATGTCATCATTTCTGTGGAGATATTGAACAATTTTCTCCCCAATATTGGCTGCAACAAATCGGCTCACCTGATGTAAATGTTGTTGTTGGTGGTCCACCATGTCAAGGATTTTCAGTAGCCGGAAAACGTGATCCAAAAGATCCTCGAAATAGATTATTTTATGAATTTGTGCGTGTTGTTTCAGAAATACGCCCTTGGTATGTAGTGATGGAAAATGTACCAGGTATTTTGACAATTCAAAGAGGGGATATAAAGACGGCAATTATTGAAGCTTTTGAGTCTATTGGTTATCCTCATATTTCTGTGGCAATTCTGGAATCTGCGGCTTATGGAGTCCCACAAATTCGACCAAGAGCTATTTTTATCGCTAATAGATTTGGAATGCCAAATCCTTATCCTCAAGCGCAATTAAACCAAGAAGAATACAAACCTATTGAATCAGCAATTTCTGATTTACCAGAATACACTCGAATATCGGAAATTAATCACGAATGGACCAAACATTCACAGGAGTATATGGAACGTCTTGCTCAAGTTCCTCCTGGTGGTTCTTTATATACAAAATATGTTGATGCTTTCAAACGACAATATCCTGGTAAACCAAGTATGACTGTGAAAGAAAATCATGGTGGTACACATATTCATCCATATTTAAATCGCGTGATTTCCGCTAGGGAAATGGCCAGATTACAAACATTTCCCGATTCGTTTATTTTTGAAGGTAGTATGAAAAAAGCGATGTGGCAAATTGGCAATGCTGTACCACCACGTTTAGCAGAGTGTATTGGTTATGCACTGATTCCTTACTTAAATGATATTGCAATTAACATAAGACAATCTGCTAATTTACCTCATTTTGATCAACCTGAGATAGTTTTTGGTTAA
- the pstA gene encoding phosphate ABC transporter permease PstA: MNSLFPRGSLTRSLSSPRTLVNMVMTGLAFVCGVLTLIPLLAVLYYVVIRGFSSLDFHVFTQLPPPPFGKNGGFGNAILGTLLMVGIAAIISVPVGVLAAIYLSEFSYPKTARWIRFATNVLSGVPSIIAGVFAYGIVVLTLVKLHLGSYSALGGGFALAILMLPIIVRTTDEALQLVSQDLRQASIGLGSTNLQTVILVVLPTALPAIVTGSTLAIARAAGETAPLLFTALFSYFWSDSILKPTASLAVLVYNFATSPYQTWQSLAWAASLILVFMVLISSIIARWVTRKKI, from the coding sequence ATGAATTCTTTGTTTCCGCGAGGAAGCCTGACTCGTTCTCTTTCGTCTCCTCGAACATTGGTTAATATGGTCATGACTGGATTAGCTTTTGTCTGTGGAGTTTTGACACTGATTCCTTTATTGGCAGTGCTTTATTATGTAGTAATTAGAGGTTTTAGTAGTTTAGATTTCCATGTTTTTACACAGTTGCCACCTCCTCCTTTTGGTAAAAATGGCGGTTTTGGTAATGCCATTTTGGGAACGTTATTAATGGTAGGAATTGCTGCGATAATTAGTGTTCCTGTGGGTGTGTTGGCGGCAATTTATTTAAGTGAATTTAGTTATCCAAAAACTGCCAGATGGATACGTTTTGCTACTAATGTCCTCAGTGGAGTTCCCTCAATTATTGCTGGGGTTTTTGCCTATGGAATTGTGGTTTTAACCTTGGTAAAACTGCATTTAGGCTCTTATTCAGCCCTGGGGGGTGGATTCGCCTTAGCAATTTTGATGTTACCGATTATTGTGCGAACTACGGACGAGGCGTTGCAATTAGTGTCTCAAGATTTACGACAAGCATCTATTGGACTAGGAAGCACTAATTTACAAACTGTGATATTGGTAGTATTACCAACTGCATTACCTGCGATTGTCACTGGTTCTACTTTAGCGATCGCTCGTGCTGCTGGAGAAACTGCACCATTACTATTTACGGCTCTTTTTTCTTATTTTTGGTCTGACAGTATCCTCAAACCAACTGCTTCTTTAGCAGTTTTAGTGTACAATTTTGCCACTTCTCCCTATCAAACTTGGCAATCTTTAGCTTGGGCTGCATCTTTAATTCTCGTATTCATGGTTTTAATTAGTAGTATTATTGCTCGTTGGGTGACTAGAAAAAAGATTTAA
- the pstC gene encoding phosphate ABC transporter permease subunit PstC: MTINFPEDPLTTKNRSEIDRNLDRSFIWITRIFALAIAAILLWIALQITTSAWTAIQTFGINFLVTSNWNPVKNEYGVLPAIYGTLISSLIGLILAIPIGVGTAILLSENFLPPQVNLVLVFLVELLAAIPSVVYGVWGIFVLIPMLKNLATWLHTYLGWLPIFSSAPTGPGMLPAGVILAIMILPIITAISRDALISVPSSLRQAALGIGATRWETIFQVIIPAAFSGIVSAVMLALGRAMGETMAVTMLIGNANNINISLLAPSNTISSLLANQFAEANGLQIAALMYAALVLFILTMIVNILADFIVARVRRI, translated from the coding sequence ATGACTATAAACTTTCCAGAAGATCCATTAACCACGAAAAATCGTTCGGAAATAGATAGAAATTTAGATCGAAGCTTTATTTGGATAACTCGAATTTTTGCCCTAGCGATCGCTGCTATCCTATTATGGATTGCCTTGCAAATTACTACTAGTGCTTGGACAGCTATCCAAACATTTGGAATTAATTTCCTTGTTACCAGCAATTGGAATCCTGTTAAGAATGAATATGGGGTACTACCAGCAATTTACGGAACTCTGATAAGTTCTTTAATTGGACTGATTTTAGCCATCCCTATTGGTGTGGGAACAGCAATTTTATTGAGTGAGAATTTTCTCCCCCCCCAAGTAAATTTAGTCCTGGTATTTTTAGTAGAACTCCTAGCGGCTATTCCCAGTGTTGTTTATGGAGTCTGGGGAATTTTTGTGTTAATCCCTATGTTGAAAAATTTAGCAACATGGCTACATACTTATCTAGGTTGGTTGCCAATTTTTAGTTCTGCACCCACAGGTCCAGGAATGTTACCCGCAGGAGTAATATTAGCAATTATGATTTTGCCAATTATCACAGCTATCTCTCGTGATGCCTTGATTTCTGTACCTTCAAGTTTGCGTCAAGCGGCTCTAGGAATAGGTGCAACCCGTTGGGAAACCATTTTTCAAGTTATTATCCCTGCTGCCTTTTCTGGCATCGTCAGCGCGGTAATGTTGGCACTTGGAAGAGCAATGGGTGAAACAATGGCTGTAACAATGTTAATAGGTAATGCTAACAATATTAACATCTCTCTTTTAGCACCATCGAATACCATTTCTTCTTTATTGGCAAATCAATTTGCTGAAGCTAATGGGTTACAAATTGCGGCTTTAATGTATGCAGCTTTAGTTCTATTTATCTTAACAATGATCGTCAATATTCTGGCGGATTTTATTGTGGCAAGAGTGCGGCGAATTTAG
- a CDS encoding CobW family GTP-binding protein, with protein MMISETFNSVPVTVLTGYLGAGKTTLLNHILTYEHGKKVAVIVNEFGEVGIDNQLVIDADEEIFEMNNGCICCTVRGDLIRIIGNLMKRRDKFDHLVIETTGLADPAPVIQTFFVDEDLQSQLSLDAVVTVVDSKHIWQHWEADEAQEQIAFADVILLNKTDLVTPEVLDELETRIRSMNAMAKIYRTHNSELAMSALLGVKAFDLDHALEIDPNFLGEDAHVHDESVYSVAIVSEGTINGEKLNAWMTELLRNQGLDIFRMKGILNIENEDNRFVFQGVHMIFDGKADRPWKVNETRKNELVFIGRNLDEAQLKADFFACMS; from the coding sequence ATGATGATTTCAGAAACATTCAATTCAGTACCAGTAACCGTTTTGACTGGCTATTTAGGTGCGGGTAAAACCACATTATTAAATCATATTCTTACCTACGAACACGGTAAAAAAGTTGCCGTTATTGTTAACGAATTTGGCGAGGTAGGTATTGATAATCAATTGGTAATTGATGCAGATGAAGAAATCTTTGAAATGAATAATGGCTGTATTTGTTGTACAGTTCGCGGTGATTTAATTCGCATTATTGGCAATTTAATGAAACGCCGAGATAAATTTGATCATTTAGTCATTGAAACCACCGGTTTAGCAGATCCTGCACCTGTAATTCAAACGTTTTTTGTTGATGAAGATTTACAAAGTCAGTTGTCATTAGATGCAGTAGTCACAGTTGTTGATTCTAAACATATTTGGCAACATTGGGAAGCGGACGAGGCTCAAGAACAAATTGCTTTTGCAGATGTAATTTTGTTGAATAAAACCGATTTAGTAACACCGGAAGTCTTAGATGAATTAGAAACTCGCATTCGTTCAATGAATGCAATGGCAAAAATCTACCGCACCCATAATTCTGAATTAGCAATGTCAGCTTTATTAGGAGTAAAAGCATTTGATTTAGATCATGCTTTGGAAATTGATCCTAATTTCTTAGGAGAAGATGCTCACGTCCATGATGAAAGTGTCTATTCTGTAGCGATAGTATCAGAAGGGACGATCAATGGTGAAAAATTAAATGCTTGGATGACAGAATTACTCAGAAATCAAGGTCTAGATATTTTCAGAATGAAAGGAATTTTAAATATTGAAAATGAAGATAATCGCTTTGTTTTCCAAGGTGTACACATGATATTTGATGGTAAAGCGGATAGACCTTGGAAAGTAAATGAAACTCGCAAAAATGAACTTGTATTTATTGGTAGAAATTTAGATGAAGCCCAATTAAAAGCAGACTTTTTTGCTTGTATGAGTTAG
- a CDS encoding WD40 repeat domain-containing protein, translated as MNLTTNKYPEFTKHYSTKLADYVTALAWSADGEILAASSAAGEVVLWENGELTSLQTATDKAVNCLAFSHDGKYLAIGGQDGKVKIWCENKLISTLENAPIWVDQLAWSHTDKQLAFSLGRYVQIWDADTSEVVATLNFNDSSILGIDWRKDGKYLAINGYKGIKIWSTQDWDDEPFILPLSTVSTAMAWSDDGKYLASGNMDRTLTVLQWEHPDPWVMRGFPGKIRHLAWSEIKTPTDAPILAVSSVDGIVVWEKSVDESVGWEAQVLTNHLDIINAIAFAPQSFILASAGADGWLCLWNENKEVSQIFTDTEAGVSTLSWHPQGQLLAAGGEQGELIIWSTSGKN; from the coding sequence ATGAACTTAACAACTAATAAATATCCAGAATTTACAAAACATTATTCTACAAAACTTGCAGATTATGTGACTGCTTTGGCTTGGTCTGCTGACGGTGAAATACTTGCAGCTAGTTCGGCTGCTGGAGAAGTTGTTTTATGGGAAAATGGCGAATTAACTAGTTTACAAACGGCGACAGATAAAGCAGTAAATTGTTTAGCTTTTTCCCACGATGGTAAATATTTAGCTATTGGTGGACAAGATGGAAAAGTGAAAATTTGGTGCGAAAATAAATTAATTAGCACTTTAGAAAATGCCCCGATTTGGGTTGACCAATTAGCATGGAGTCATACCGATAAACAATTAGCTTTTAGTTTGGGTCGTTATGTGCAAATTTGGGATGCAGACACATCAGAAGTTGTGGCTACTCTCAACTTTAATGATTCCTCTATTTTGGGAATTGATTGGCGTAAAGATGGCAAATATTTGGCTATTAACGGATATAAAGGGATAAAAATTTGGTCTACTCAAGATTGGGATGATGAACCATTTATCCTTCCTCTGTCTACCGTTAGTACAGCAATGGCTTGGTCTGATGATGGTAAATATTTGGCATCTGGAAATATGGATCGGACTCTGACTGTTTTACAATGGGAACATCCTGATCCTTGGGTGATGCGGGGTTTTCCAGGGAAAATTCGTCATCTAGCTTGGTCAGAGATAAAAACTCCTACAGATGCTCCCATTTTGGCTGTTTCTAGTGTTGATGGCATAGTAGTATGGGAAAAGTCGGTAGATGAATCTGTAGGCTGGGAGGCGCAAGTATTAACTAATCATCTGGATATTATTAATGCGATCGCTTTCGCACCCCAAAGTTTTATTCTCGCTTCTGCTGGTGCTGACGGTTGGCTATGTTTGTGGAATGAAAACAAGGAAGTTTCACAGATTTTTACTGACACTGAAGCCGGGGTTTCTACTCTATCTTGGCATCCTCAAGGACAATTATTAGCCGCTGGTGGTGAACAAGGTGAATTAATAATCTGGTCAACTTCTGGCAAAAATTAA
- a CDS encoding RloB family protein, which produces MGRKRNTDYEARSSHIASKCGKNGKWKLYIIATEGDKTEPNYFNALITQYEQDFRLSYIHVEFIDREKEQAGNSDPQYVHKTLLKFSEELEKRYDLKEYDELWMIIDTDDYDSRKKTISQILEKCDDNPIYKLCISNPCFEIWLILHFFDLETSLQDCIPEHLLKTSLQEAIPKHLYTTSLKDYIKNQYIQKRPGICKKLWNIIYESRKQPSNGKIIEDIQQAISRAKILGECNPNDPDYPKNKIGTEIYKLLEKLTQMSMNAES; this is translated from the coding sequence ATGGGTAGAAAAAGAAATACAGACTATGAAGCTAGATCCAGCCATATTGCTAGTAAGTGTGGTAAAAATGGGAAATGGAAACTATACATAATAGCTACGGAAGGTGATAAAACTGAACCGAATTATTTCAATGCCTTAATCACTCAATATGAACAAGATTTTCGTTTAAGTTATATTCATGTAGAGTTTATAGATAGAGAAAAAGAACAAGCTGGCAATTCAGATCCCCAATATGTACATAAAACTTTACTGAAATTCTCTGAAGAATTAGAGAAAAGATACGATCTTAAAGAATATGATGAATTGTGGATGATTATAGATACAGATGATTATGATAGTCGAAAAAAAACTATTTCTCAGATATTAGAAAAGTGTGATGATAATCCAATATATAAATTATGCATTAGTAATCCTTGCTTTGAAATTTGGTTAATTCTGCACTTTTTTGATTTAGAAACGAGTTTGCAAGATTGTATTCCAGAACATCTATTAAAAACGAGTTTGCAAGAGGCTATTCCAAAACATCTATACACTACTAGCTTAAAAGATTATATTAAAAATCAATACATTCAAAAAAGACCAGGAATTTGTAAAAAGCTCTGGAATATCATTTACGAAAGTCGTAAACAACCATCTAATGGAAAAATAATTGAAGATATCCAACAAGCAATTTCCAGAGCAAAAATACTTGGTGAATGTAACCCAAATGATCCAGATTATCCAAAAAATAAAATTGGCACAGAAATTTACAAGTTACTAGAGAAATTGACTCAAATGTCTATGAATGCAGAGAGTTAA
- a CDS encoding restriction endonuclease: MTNQQNLVETIKAQFRQGATQLQVFNLLSDQKWHCRECEGKNVGSTQYAGGGGIQGLQRGTRSRPGLVIETQKNFCPTCQQIRLGDCWTGEIKSANSASNIPASLVQRILQAYSYTDVIEQRQREKHELVIDHRFPMERWGKSEAPHLTSMSETEIRKKFQLLKKDASGNHNLLKSRSCERCIKTGKRGTPFGIKFWYKSGENWPSQHQRGDEAEEGCIGCGWYDFETWRNALNQKLSQVDQNEVN, from the coding sequence GTGACAAACCAACAAAATTTAGTCGAGACAATTAAAGCCCAATTTAGACAAGGAGCAACTCAATTACAAGTCTTTAACCTTTTATCAGATCAAAAATGGCATTGTAGAGAGTGCGAAGGCAAAAACGTAGGATCAACTCAGTATGCCGGTGGTGGAGGTATTCAGGGATTACAACGCGGGACAAGAAGTCGTCCTGGTCTTGTCATTGAAACACAAAAGAATTTTTGTCCAACTTGTCAACAAATACGTTTAGGAGATTGCTGGACAGGAGAGATAAAATCGGCTAATTCAGCTTCTAATATACCAGCTTCTTTAGTTCAAAGAATTCTCCAGGCTTATTCATATACAGATGTAATAGAACAGAGACAAAGAGAGAAGCATGAGCTAGTTATTGACCATAGGTTTCCAATGGAACGTTGGGGAAAAAGTGAAGCTCCACATTTAACTTCTATGAGTGAAACCGAAATTAGGAAAAAGTTTCAATTACTCAAGAAAGATGCGTCTGGAAATCATAATCTTTTAAAATCGAGAAGTTGTGAACGTTGTATAAAAACTGGTAAACGCGGTACACCTTTTGGTATTAAATTCTGGTATAAATCAGGTGAAAATTGGCCTTCCCAACATCAGCGAGGTGATGAAGCTGAGGAAGGTTGTATTGGTTGTGGTTGGTATGATTTTGAAACTTGGCGTAATGCACTTAACCAAAAACTATCTCAGGTTGATCAAAATGAGGTAAATTAG
- the ndhD1 gene encoding photosynthetic/respiratory NAD(P)H-quinone oxidoreductase subunit D1, with amino-acid sequence MNIANFPWLTTIILFPIAASLLLPIIPDKDGKTVRWYSLIVGLIDFVLIVCAFYTGYDFSNPDLQLVESYPWVPQLGLNWSLGVDGLSMPLVLLTGFITTLAILAAWPVTLKPKLFYFLILAMYGGQIAVFAVQDMLLFFLVWELELVPIYFLLSIWGGKKRQYAATKFILYTAGGSLFILLSSLTMGFYGDTVTFDMRSLALKDFGLNLQLLLYAGFLIAYAVKLPIIPLHTWLPDAHGEATAPVHMLLAGILLKMGGYALIRMNAQMLPDAHAYVAPVLVVLGVVNIIYAALTSFAQRNLKRKIAYSSISHMGFVLIGIASFTDLGLSGAVLQMVSHGLIGASLFFLVGATYDRTHTLMLDEMGGVGKKMQKIFAMFTTCSMASLALPGMSGFVAELMVFVGFATSDAYNSTFKVIVIFLMAVGVILTPIYLLSMLREIFYGQENEELVSHQNLIDAEPREVFIIACLLIPIIGIGFYPKLLTQMYDATTVQLTARLRDSVPTLAAAKAVQNLSLSAPIIGN; translated from the coding sequence ATGAATATAGCTAATTTCCCGTGGCTGACGACGATTATTTTATTTCCCATAGCCGCATCACTACTCCTTCCCATTATCCCAGATAAAGATGGAAAAACCGTGCGCTGGTATTCTCTCATCGTGGGGTTGATAGATTTTGTCCTAATTGTCTGCGCTTTTTATACTGGATACGATTTCTCTAATCCCGATTTGCAACTGGTGGAAAGTTATCCCTGGGTTCCCCAATTGGGTTTAAATTGGTCTTTAGGGGTTGATGGCTTATCCATGCCTCTGGTTCTCTTAACAGGATTTATCACCACCCTGGCAATCTTAGCAGCTTGGCCTGTAACACTAAAGCCGAAATTGTTTTATTTCCTAATTTTGGCAATGTATGGTGGTCAAATTGCCGTTTTTGCCGTCCAGGATATGCTGTTATTTTTCCTGGTGTGGGAACTGGAACTTGTCCCCATATACTTCCTTTTGTCAATTTGGGGAGGGAAAAAGCGTCAATATGCAGCGACTAAATTTATTTTGTACACCGCTGGTGGTTCGCTGTTTATTTTGCTATCTTCCTTGACAATGGGATTTTATGGCGATACTGTAACCTTCGATATGCGATCGCTGGCCTTAAAAGATTTTGGACTCAATTTACAACTTTTACTATACGCCGGCTTCCTGATTGCCTACGCTGTCAAGCTGCCTATCATTCCCCTCCATACCTGGCTACCAGATGCCCACGGTGAGGCTACAGCCCCCGTCCATATGTTACTAGCAGGTATTTTGTTAAAAATGGGTGGTTATGCCTTAATTCGCATGAATGCCCAAATGCTACCCGATGCCCACGCTTACGTTGCACCAGTGTTAGTAGTTTTGGGGGTAGTAAATATCATCTACGCTGCCTTAACGTCCTTTGCCCAAAGGAACTTAAAACGGAAAATTGCCTACTCTTCAATTTCCCACATGGGCTTTGTTCTCATTGGGATTGCCTCTTTCACCGACTTGGGTTTAAGTGGGGCAGTTTTACAAATGGTTTCTCACGGCTTAATTGGGGCAAGCTTGTTCTTTTTAGTCGGTGCAACTTACGATCGCACCCACACCCTCATGTTAGATGAAATGGGTGGTGTCGGTAAGAAAATGCAAAAGATTTTCGCCATGTTTACAACTTGTTCAATGGCTTCTTTAGCATTACCAGGAATGAGCGGTTTTGTCGCCGAATTAATGGTATTTGTCGGTTTTGCCACCAGTGATGCTTATAACTCGACATTCAAAGTTATTGTCATTTTCTTGATGGCTGTTGGTGTGATTTTAACGCCAATTTATCTACTTTCAATGTTGCGCGAGATTTTCTACGGACAAGAAAATGAAGAGTTAGTTTCTCATCAAAATTTGATAGACGCTGAACCCCGCGAAGTCTTTATCATTGCCTGTTTGTTGATACCTATTATTGGTATTGGCTTTTATCCCAAATTGCTAACCCAAATGTACGACGCTACAACTGTACAATTAACAGCAAGATTGCGTGATTCTGTACCAACCTTAGCAGCAGCCAAAGCAGTGCAAAATCTCTCCTTGAGTGCGCCAATAATTGGTAATTAA